The Mercurialis annua linkage group LG2, ddMerAnnu1.2, whole genome shotgun sequence genome contains a region encoding:
- the LOC126667945 gene encoding glucan endo-1,3-beta-glucosidase 5 — protein MGHGYILGFLLVWLIGYDQDLVKGVKGLACNWGTQTTHPLQPNIVVQLLRDNGFDKVKLFEAEPGPLKALGHSGIEVMVGIPNDFLAPLASSVQAAVNWVQQNVSDYISRYGVDIRYVAVGNEPFLKTYKDTYLQTTYPALQNIQAALIKAGLARQVKVTVPLNADVYQTDSGLPSGGDFRADIRDLMIAIVKFLSDSNAPLTINIYPFLSLNADPNFPKDYAFFGGSAAPVVDGSISYTNVLEANYDTLISALEKNGFSNMTVIIGEIGWPTDGDPSANPAYAQKFYLGLMNRIFQGQGTPKRRTPPDIYLFSLLDEDRKSVQPGNFERHWGVFYFDGTIKYQLKMGNGKSLVPAKGVKYLRREWCIMSPDASMIDPNFPGSLSYACSYADCTSLGFGSSCGRLDARDNASYAFNMYYQTMDQRKGSCEFNNLTALTTLDPSQDTCRFEIMIDLGKHETAARHSSFAIRKHTSTMALILALLLILYGAF, from the exons atgggtcATGGCTACATTTTGGGGTTCTTGTTGGTTTGGTTGATTGGTTATGATCAAGATTTGGTTAAGGGTGTAAAAGGGTTAGCATGTAATTGGGGGACTCAAACAACTCATCCTCTACAGCCTAACATAGTGGTTCAATTATTGAGAGACAATGGTTTTGACAAGGTTAAGTTATTTGAAGCTGAACCCGGTCCACTCAAAGCTTTGGGTCACTCTGGTATTGAAGTTATGGTTGGTATACCAAATGATTTTCTGGCACCACTTGCAAGTAGTGTTCAGGCTGCTGTCAATTGGGTTCAACAAAATGTTTCTGATTACATATCTAGATATGGAGTTGATATAAG GTATGTTGCTGTAGGAAATGAACCATTTCTGAAGACATATAAGGATACTTATCTTCAGACAACATATCCAGCACTGCAAAATATTCAAGCAGCCTTAATTAAAGCTGGCTTAGCAAGACAAGTGAAGGTGACAGTACCACTAAATGCAGATGTCTACCAGACCGATTCCGGATTGCCTTCCGGTGGCGATTTCCGAGCCGATATCCGCGATCTAATGATCGCTATTGTCAAGTTTCTCAGTGACAGTAATGCTCCTCTTACAATCAACATCTACCCATTCCTTAGCCTTAACGCTGATCCCAATTTCCCGAAAGACTACGCCTTCTTCGGCGGCTCTGCCGCCCCGGTTGTCGACGGTTCAATATCCTATACCAATGTGCTCGAGGCAAACTACGACACTCTTATTTCTGCTCTTGAAAAGAACGGTTTCTCGAATATGACTGTCATCATTGGTGAGATTGGATGGCCAACAGACGGCGATCCTAGCGCAAATCCAGCTTATGCTCAGAAGTTCTATCTTGGACTTATGAATCGAATATTTCAAGGTCAAGGCACCCCAAAACGCCGAACTCCTCCTGATATCTATCTGTTTTCGCTCCTTGATGAGGATCGTAAAAGTGTCCAGCCCGGAAATTTCGAAAGGCACTGGGGTGTGTTCTACTTTGACGGAACAATCAAGTATCAACTCAAAATGGGGAATGGGAAATCTCTTGTTCCGGCAAAAGGTGTGAAGTATTTGCGCAGAGAGTGGTGCATAATGTCACCTGATGCCAGCATGATTGACCCCAATTTTCCCGGTAGCCTGAGCTACGCTTGCTCTTACGCGGACTGCACGAGTCTCGGATTTGGATCTTCATGCGGTAGACTGGATGCCAGAGACAATGCCTCTTATGCTTTTAACATGTATTACCAGACAATGGATCAGAGAAAGGGTTCATGTGAATTTAACAACTTAACAGCTCTTACAACTCTCGATCCATCTCAAGATACTTGCAGATTCGAGATTATGATTGATCTTGGAAAGCATGAGACAGCCGCACGTCATAGCTCTTTTGCTATAAGAAAACATACCTCAACAATGGCTCTGATTTTAGCATTGCTGTTGATACTTTATGGTGCTTTCTGA